Proteins from a single region of Campylobacter sputorum:
- the atpA gene encoding F0F1 ATP synthase subunit alpha, whose translation MSEKIKVEEISSIIKERIENFDFSVDIEETGKVVSIADGVASVYGIKNVMANEMVEFENGTKGLALNLEENSVGVVVLGSCANIKEGQSVKRLGKLLRVPVGDALIGRVVNALGEPIDGKGPIEATESRFVEEKAKGIMARKSVHEPLQTGLKAVDALVPIGRGQRELIIGDRQTGKTTVATDTIINQKGGDVICIYVAIGQKQSTVAQVVKKLEEYGAMDYTIVVSASASEAAALQYIAPYAGCTMGEYFRDNSRHALIIYDDLSKHAVAYREMSLILRRPPGREAYPGDVFYIHSRLLERASKLSDKLGAGSLTALPIIETQAGDVSAYIPTNVISITDGQIYLETNLFNSGVRPAINVGLSVSRVGGAAQIKAIKKVSGTLRLDLAQYRELQAFAQFASDLDESSRKQLERGQRMVEILKQPPYSPLGIEKQVVIIYAGSQGYLDDIPVSAISKFENELYPYIEAKCPELFEQILNKKALDKEIEELLIKALNDFKATFVVE comes from the coding sequence GTGAGTGAAAAAATTAAAGTTGAAGAAATTAGCTCTATAATCAAAGAAAGAATTGAAAATTTTGATTTTAGTGTTGATATTGAAGAAACTGGTAAGGTAGTATCTATAGCTGATGGCGTTGCATCGGTTTATGGCATAAAAAATGTTATGGCAAATGAGATGGTTGAGTTTGAAAATGGAACAAAGGGCCTTGCTTTAAACTTAGAAGAAAATAGTGTTGGTGTTGTTGTTTTAGGAAGTTGTGCTAACATAAAAGAGGGTCAAAGCGTAAAAAGACTTGGCAAACTTCTAAGAGTTCCTGTTGGAGATGCTCTTATAGGCAGGGTTGTAAATGCTCTTGGTGAACCGATAGATGGCAAAGGTCCTATAGAAGCAACAGAAAGTAGATTTGTTGAAGAAAAAGCAAAAGGTATTATGGCTAGAAAATCTGTTCATGAGCCACTTCAAACAGGTCTTAAGGCTGTTGATGCACTTGTTCCAATCGGTAGAGGACAAAGAGAACTTATCATTGGCGATAGACAAACAGGAAAAACCACAGTTGCAACTGATACTATCATAAATCAAAAAGGCGGAGATGTTATTTGTATCTATGTAGCAATAGGTCAAAAACAATCAACCGTAGCTCAAGTTGTTAAAAAACTTGAAGAGTATGGTGCTATGGATTATACTATAGTAGTAAGCGCTAGTGCGAGTGAAGCTGCGGCACTTCAATACATTGCTCCTTATGCAGGATGCACAATGGGCGAGTATTTTAGAGATAACTCAAGACACGCTTTGATAATATATGATGATTTAAGCAAGCACGCAGTAGCATATCGTGAAATGTCGCTTATCTTAAGAAGACCACCAGGAAGAGAAGCATATCCTGGCGATGTTTTTTATATTCATTCAAGACTTTTAGAAAGAGCAAGTAAATTAAGCGATAAATTAGGAGCCGGCTCACTAACAGCACTTCCTATTATAGAAACACAAGCTGGAGATGTTTCTGCATATATTCCAACTAATGTTATTTCTATTACAGATGGCCAAATTTATCTTGAAACAAATCTTTTTAACTCAGGTGTAAGGCCAGCTATAAATGTTGGGCTTTCAGTATCAAGGGTTGGCGGTGCAGCGCAGATTAAAGCTATCAAAAAAGTTTCAGGAACTCTAAGACTTGACTTGGCACAATATCGTGAACTTCAAGCATTTGCACAATTCGCAAGTGATCTTGATGAAAGCAGTAGAAAACAACTTGAAAGAGGACAAAGAATGGTTGAGATACTAAAACAACCTCCTTATTCACCTCTTGGTATTGAGAAACAAGTTGTTATAATATATGCAGGAAGTCAAGGGTATTTAGACGATATACCAGTATCTGCTATATCTAAATTTGAAAATGAGCTTTATCCATATATAGAAGCAAAATGTCCTGAACTTTTTGAGCAAATTTTAAATAAAAAAGCACTTGATAAAGAAATAGAGGAGTTGCTTATTAAAGCATTAAATGATTTTAAGGCGACTTTTGTAGTTGAATAA
- a CDS encoding F0F1 ATP synthase subunit delta, whose amino-acid sequence MSNQVSKKYVKAILSEFENEELDYVISALNDIKSAFFIEKFNYVVTSPILNSFQKADFILSLVDNPNSKFINFIKLLSENKRLTIIPSIAKELNHANALSKKMYKGVVYTKSNLLDEQKKLLEDSFSKKFNAKVVFDFYTNDFNGIKISIPDLGAEINFSIDRLKDMMSEYILKAI is encoded by the coding sequence ATGAGCAATCAAGTTTCTAAAAAATATGTTAAAGCCATTTTAAGCGAGTTTGAAAACGAAGAATTAGATTATGTTATATCAGCACTAAATGATATAAAGTCAGCTTTTTTTATAGAAAAATTTAATTATGTGGTAACTTCACCAATTCTAAATAGTTTTCAAAAAGCAGATTTTATATTATCATTAGTTGATAATCCAAATTCTAAATTTATAAATTTTATAAAATTATTATCTGAAAATAAAAGATTAACAATAATACCTAGTATAGCAAAAGAATTAAACCACGCAAATGCATTATCTAAGAAAATGTATAAAGGAGTGGTTTATACTAAATCTAATCTTTTGGATGAACAAAAAAAACTTTTAGAAGATAGTTTTTCAAAGAAATTTAATGCAAAAGTTGTATTTGATTTTTATACAAATGATTTTAATGGTATAAAAATTAGCATACCAGATCTTGGTGCCGAGATTAATTTTTCTATCGATAGGCTCAAAGATATGATGAGTGAATATATATTAAAAGCAATATAA
- a CDS encoding F0F1 ATP synthase subunit B, with product MKTKILFVLFVPIFLFSATSDAPKDYDIVPRTINFIIFAAILYYLIAQPLKNFFINRSNGIAKRLEAISEKLKDSKNKKEAAIKRVDEANVLAKDIINTAHKEAENLKKGVEKDLSQDIANLIKNYDNQKEFEKRKMTKEVVCKVLDEIFAEKNLKLDQGDLVDIVLKKVG from the coding sequence TTGAAAACCAAGATACTTTTTGTATTGTTTGTGCCGATATTTCTTTTCAGTGCTACTTCTGATGCACCAAAAGATTATGATATAGTGCCAAGAACTATAAATTTTATTATATTTGCAGCGATACTATACTATTTAATTGCACAGCCTTTAAAGAATTTTTTTATAAATAGAAGTAATGGTATAGCAAAAAGATTAGAAGCTATTTCAGAAAAATTAAAAGATTCAAAAAACAAAAAAGAAGCAGCTATAAAAAGAGTTGATGAAGCAAATGTACTTGCAAAAGATATTATCAATACTGCGCATAAAGAAGCTGAAAATTTAAAAAAAGGCGTTGAAAAAGATTTATCTCAAGATATTGCAAATTTGATTAAAAATTATGATAATCAAAAAGAATTTGAAAAACGCAAGATGACAAAAGAAGTTGTTTGTAAAGTTTTAGATGAAATTTTTGCAGAAAAAAATCTAAAACTAGATCAAGGTGATTTAGTTGATATCGTTCTTAAGAAGGTTGGATAA
- a CDS encoding F0F1 ATP synthase subunit B', with amino-acid sequence MLEFDIRLMIFTAIVFLFLIALLNKILYKPVIAFMDKREASIKEDEKNATRNDDDINAYIVKSNEIIINAKNEANKIKQDTLNDAKEKALKELDNKKVNLEEDYSNFISDLNKQKEEFKDSLLSKLPEFKGSLNDKFAKI; translated from the coding sequence GTGTTAGAATTTGATATTCGTTTAATGATATTTACAGCTATAGTTTTTTTATTTCTAATAGCTCTTTTAAATAAAATTTTGTATAAACCTGTAATAGCATTTATGGATAAAAGAGAAGCTTCTATAAAAGAAGATGAGAAAAATGCAACTAGGAATGATGACGATATCAACGCATATATTGTAAAATCAAATGAGATAATAATTAATGCTAAGAATGAAGCAAATAAAATAAAGCAAGATACGCTTAATGATGCTAAAGAAAAAGCACTTAAAGAACTTGATAATAAAAAAGTAAATTTAGAAGAAGATTATAGTAATTTTATATCAGATTTAAATAAACAAAAAGAAGAATTTAAAGATAGTTTATTGTCTAAACTTCCTGAATTTAAAGGTAGTTTAAACGATAAATTTGCAAAAATTTAA
- a CDS encoding ParB/RepB/Spo0J family partition protein encodes MAKKPSLGRGLEAILGDVEEAYVRELESGSKSDMVLELQVSKILPNPFQPRKNFDKNALEELAASIQKHGLLQPIVVKQDGENYVIIAGERRFRATKILGKETIRAIVADMKSQNLRELALIENIQREDLNPIELANSYKELIDEYNITQDALADIIKKSRAQITNTLRLLTLDDKTKHYLSIGEISQGHAKIMVGLNKNDELAVLDTIIGQKLSVRDTENLVKNIKNKKIDNIKTNISKHIDYIDEFNILKIALNEIGINSTLKGKNIILKFNDIDSLKNLIEKIK; translated from the coding sequence ATGGCAAAAAAACCAAGTTTAGGAAGAGGCTTAGAGGCTATATTAGGTGATGTTGAAGAGGCTTATGTAAGAGAGCTAGAAAGTGGTTCTAAAAGCGATATGGTTTTAGAATTACAAGTTAGTAAAATACTTCCAAACCCATTTCAACCTAGAAAAAATTTTGATAAAAACGCACTTGAAGAGTTGGCTGCTTCTATACAAAAACATGGTCTGTTGCAACCAATAGTAGTTAAGCAAGATGGCGAAAATTATGTAATAATAGCTGGCGAAAGAAGATTTAGAGCAACTAAAATTTTAGGTAAAGAGACTATAAGAGCTATAGTGGCTGATATGAAGTCTCAAAATTTAAGAGAACTTGCTTTGATAGAAAATATTCAAAGAGAAGATTTAAATCCAATAGAACTTGCAAACTCATATAAAGAACTCATAGATGAGTATAATATAACACAAGATGCTCTTGCAGACATAATTAAAAAATCTCGTGCTCAGATAACAAACACTCTTAGGCTTTTAACACTAGATGATAAAACAAAGCATTATTTGAGTATAGGAGAAATTTCACAAGGTCATGCAAAGATAATGGTAGGACTAAACAAAAACGATGAGCTTGCTGTTTTAGATACGATAATAGGTCAAAAGCTTAGTGTTAGAGATACTGAAAATTTAGTAAAAAATATAAAAAATAAAAAAATAGATAATATTAAAACAAACATTTCTAAACACATTGATTACATAGATGAGTTTAATATATTAAAAATAGCACTCAATGAAATAGGTATAAATAGCACACTTAAAGGCAAAAATATAATTTTAAAATTTAATGATATCGATAGTTTAAAAAATTTAATTGAAAAAATAAAGTAA
- a CDS encoding ParA family protein, giving the protein MSEIIAIANQKGGVGKTTTAVNLAASLAVAEKKVLLIDVDPQANATTGMGFSRSDYEYNIYHVLTGRKKLSQIILKTDIPTLFLAPSNIGLVGIEQEISEKDSKLILKNKIAEILDDYDYIIIDCPPALGSITINALSASDSVIIPIQCEFYALEGLALILNTVKIIKKTINPKLNIKGFLPTMFSSQNNLAKETVANLQQHFNNKLFKDDNDALVVIPRNVKLAESPSFGKPVILYDIKSPGSQAYQSLAYSIMS; this is encoded by the coding sequence ATGAGTGAAATTATAGCTATTGCAAATCAAAAGGGTGGAGTAGGTAAAACCACAACGGCTGTAAACCTGGCAGCTTCTTTGGCTGTTGCAGAAAAGAAAGTTCTTCTTATAGATGTAGATCCACAAGCAAACGCAACCACTGGAATGGGATTTAGTAGAAGTGATTACGAGTATAATATTTATCATGTTTTAACTGGTAGAAAAAAACTTTCTCAAATCATTTTAAAAACAGATATCCCAACACTTTTTTTAGCACCTTCAAATATAGGTTTAGTTGGTATTGAACAAGAGATTAGCGAAAAAGATAGCAAACTAATACTAAAAAACAAAATAGCTGAAATTTTAGATGATTATGATTATATAATCATTGATTGCCCTCCAGCTCTTGGAAGCATAACTATAAACGCTCTTAGTGCTAGCGATAGTGTCATTATACCGATTCAGTGCGAGTTTTATGCACTTGAGGGACTTGCTCTTATATTAAATACGGTAAAAATAATTAAAAAAACTATAAATCCTAAGTTAAATATTAAAGGATTTTTACCAACTATGTTTAGCTCACAAAATAATCTTGCAAAAGAAACGGTGGCAAATTTACAACAGCATTTCAACAACAAGCTTTTTAAAGATGATAATGATGCTTTAGTAGTAATTCCAAGAAATGTTAAACTAGCAGAAAGCCCAAGCTTTGGTAAACCTGTCATACTCTATGATATCAAATCACCTGGCTCTCAGGCATATCAAAGTTTAGCATATTCGATAATGAGTTAA
- a CDS encoding biotin--[acetyl-CoA-carboxylase] ligase encodes MVIEFVDEIDSTQKELCERVKHGIVKESYFIVAKSQTSGIGSRQNEWVSENGNLYFSFCVKKIHLSNDIKDVSVSIYFSCILKEILNEFGSRVWLKWPNDFYINDKKIGGTITTKINDFFICGIGLNLVNCPKNAAFLDITLSVNDIVYAFIDRLKKRISWKQIFSKFLIEFQKSRKFTSHNENNELVSLKDAILCDDGSILINNKRMYSLR; translated from the coding sequence TTGGTGATAGAATTTGTTGATGAGATAGATTCAACTCAAAAAGAGCTTTGCGAAAGAGTGAAACATGGCATTGTTAAAGAGTCATATTTCATTGTTGCAAAATCCCAAACTAGCGGTATTGGTAGCAGACAAAATGAGTGGGTGAGCGAAAATGGAAATTTATATTTTTCTTTTTGTGTAAAAAAAATTCATCTTTCAAATGACATAAAAGATGTCTCTGTTTCTATATACTTTTCTTGTATTTTAAAAGAAATTTTAAATGAATTTGGCTCAAGAGTATGGTTAAAATGGCCCAATGATTTTTATATAAATGATAAGAAAATAGGTGGCACAATCACTACAAAAATAAACGATTTTTTTATCTGTGGTATAGGTTTAAATTTAGTTAATTGCCCAAAAAACGCAGCTTTTTTAGATATAACATTAAGTGTTAATGATATAGTTTATGCTTTTATAGATAGATTAAAAAAAAGAATTTCATGGAAGCAAATTTTTAGTAAGTTTTTGATAGAATTCCAAAAATCAAGAAAATTCACATCGCATAATGAAAATAATGAATTGGTTAGCCTAAAAGATGCTATTTTATGCGACGATGGTTCTATCTTGATAAATAACAAAAGGATGTATTCGTTAAGATGA
- a CDS encoding methionyl-tRNA formyltransferase, with translation MNIVFMGTPDFATNILKELLLENFCIKTLVCAEDKAVGRKMILTPPDTKKFILQNYPSIEILQPKTLKDKTIVEHIKNLNPDFIVVAAYGKILPKNILDIAPCINLHGSILPKYRGASPIQSMILNADNIFGVTAMKMGEGLDDGDMLGFSMCKNSGQNSTLLFDELSKMAAKLCVKALRNYDSIMPLKQFDAISSSCVKIKKSDGVVSFDNNIDDVMNKFKAYFGWPGIYFENGLKLLDIRKNSNKNIDNKGIITNITKDGFCVSFNGGELEILSLQEVSKKAVLAKDFINGKRLKVGDRIC, from the coding sequence ATGAATATAGTTTTTATGGGAACTCCAGATTTTGCTACAAATATTTTAAAAGAGCTTTTATTAGAGAATTTTTGCATTAAAACTCTAGTTTGTGCTGAGGATAAAGCTGTTGGTAGAAAAATGATATTAACACCGCCTGATACTAAAAAATTTATTTTGCAAAACTATCCTAGTATAGAAATTTTACAACCCAAAACACTCAAAGATAAAACTATAGTAGAACACATAAAAAATTTAAATCCTGATTTTATAGTTGTTGCTGCTTATGGAAAAATTTTGCCAAAAAATATTTTAGATATCGCACCTTGTATAAATTTGCATGGCTCAATTTTACCAAAATATCGCGGTGCAAGTCCGATACAATCCATGATTTTAAACGCAGATAATATTTTTGGTGTAACTGCTATGAAAATGGGCGAGGGGCTTGATGATGGAGATATGCTAGGTTTTAGTATGTGTAAAAATAGTGGGCAAAATTCTACTTTGCTTTTTGATGAGCTTTCTAAAATGGCTGCGAAATTATGTGTAAAAGCGTTAAGAAACTATGATAGTATTATGCCTTTAAAACAATTTGATGCTATTTCATCTAGTTGTGTAAAGATTAAAAAAAGTGATGGCGTTGTAAGTTTTGATAATAATATAGATGATGTGATGAATAAATTTAAAGCTTATTTTGGTTGGCCTGGAATTTATTTTGAAAATGGTTTAAAACTTTTAGACATAAGAAAAAACTCAAATAAAAATATTGATAATAAAGGAATTATAACAAATATAACAAAAGATGGTTTTTGTGTGTCTTTTAATGGTGGCGAGTTAGAGATTTTATCTCTTCAAGAAGTTAGTAAAAAAGCTGTATTGGCAAAAGATTTTATAAACGGAAAAAGGTTAAAAGTTGGTGATAGAATTTGTTGA
- the fdh3B gene encoding formate dehydrogenase FDH3 subunit beta yields the protein MARMKFYVDIQRCIACYGCQVACSSAHEVPVGINRRKVLIINEGIPGKEFASTIACQHCTDAPCAQVCPVNCFYIRDDGVVLHDKKTCIGCGYCLYACPFGAPQFPRDGAFGIKGEMDKCTMCAGGPEETNSHEERELYGQNRIAEGKVPMCAAICSTNALLVGDATEVSNVYRKRIMTKQPNVKPDFSS from the coding sequence ATGGCAAGAATGAAATTTTATGTAGATATTCAACGATGTATAGCTTGTTATGGTTGCCAAGTTGCTTGCTCTTCAGCTCATGAAGTTCCAGTTGGTATCAATAGGCGTAAGGTTCTTATAATAAACGAAGGCATTCCGGGCAAAGAATTTGCTAGTACAATTGCTTGTCAACACTGCACTGATGCACCTTGTGCACAAGTTTGTCCAGTAAATTGTTTTTATATAAGAGATGATGGGGTTGTTTTACATGATAAAAAAACTTGTATAGGTTGTGGATATTGCTTGTATGCTTGTCCTTTTGGTGCACCACAATTCCCAAGAGATGGTGCTTTTGGTATAAAAGGCGAGATGGATAAATGCACAATGTGTGCAGGTGGTCCAGAAGAGACAAACTCTCATGAAGAGAGAGAACTTTACGGACAAAACCGCATAGCTGAGGGCAAAGTTCCTATGTGCGCTGCTATCTGCTCTACAAACGCACTTTTGGTTGGTGATGCAACAGAAGTTTCAAATGTATACAGAAAACGCATTATGACAAAACAGCCAAATGTAAAACCTGACTTTTCTTCATAA